The DNA sequence CGTGCAGTATGCGCTGAGCATCGGGCACATCGCCTCGGTCGACGACGTGCTGCTCAACGTCTTTGGTGCGCTGCTCGGGGCGGCGCTGACTCGCCCTTTCTGGGGTCGGGTAGGCGAGGGCAGGCGGATCCGGGAGGAGTCTTCGGCGCCGGGGTAGAGCCCATCGGCGCTTCGGAAGCCGCTCGGGCCGGTCCGGACCGTGGGTCCGGGCCGGCACGGGAAAGGGCGGCTTGGTCGTGAGTCGAAGCCGGCGTCAGTCCGGCGCCTCGTCGAGGTCGCCGTTGCGGTCGGCCGCCTCTACCTCCTCGCGGGAAATGCCCAGCAGGTAGACGATGGTGTCCAAGTAGGGCACGTTCACAGCGGTGTCGGCCTGCTCGCGCACCACCGGCTTGGCGTTGAACGCCACCCCCAGTCCAGCGGCTTGGAGCATGTCCAGGTCGTTGGCTCCGTCGCCGATGGCCACGGTCTGGTTCAGGGGGACCTCCGCCTCGCGGGCGAAGCGGCGCAGGGCCTCGGCCTTGCCCTTGCGGTCGACGATGGGGCCCACCAGTTCGCCGGTGAACTTGCCGTCGACGATCTCCAAGGTGTTGGCCATCGAGTAGTCGATCCCCAGGCGCTCCACCAGCGCGTCGGTGACCTGCGCGAAACCTCCGCTGACGATCGCGCACTCGTAGCCCAGCCGCTTGAGCGTGCGGATCAGCGTGCGGGCGCCCGGAGCGAGTACCAGCTGTTCGCGCACCGCGTCGACCGCGGAGGCGTCGAGCCCCTTGAGTAGGGCGACGCGGCGGCGCAGGGAGTCCTCGAAGTCGAGCTCGCCGCGCATGGCCTCCTCGGTTACGCGGGCGACCTCCTCGGCGCAGCCGGCGTGCTCGGCGAGGAGCTCGATCACCTCGCCCTGGATCAGCGTGGAGTCGACGTCCATGACGATCAGGTGCTTGGCGCGGCGGTGCAGGCCGTTGGGCTGCAGCGCGACGTCGACACCCTGTGTCGCGGCCTCCATGGACAGATCGCCGCGCAGCCGCTCGGGTTCGGCGCCGGAGATGTCCAGCTCGATCGACGTGACGGGATAGCTCGCGAGCCGCTCGATGCGCTCGATGTTGGCTCCGGCGCGCGCGACGCAGGAGGCGATCGCGCCGAGGGCGCCGGGGCGCAGCGGGTCGGCCAGTACGGTCACATGCAGCTGTTCGGCGGACGCGGCGCCGACGCGGCCGTTGCCGTTGGAGAACTCGACGTCCATATCGAGGTCGATGCAGGTTTTGTCCACGGCGCTGCGGATTTCGGTGAATACGCGGTCGTGGCTCACTCCGGGGGCGACGCCGTCGTCGACGGAGAGTAGTGCGCTGAGAACGAGGCGGCCCCCCACGACGACCTGTTCGAGGTCGACGAGGATCACCGGGAACACGGACAGGGTGCTGAGCAACCGCGCGCTGACACCAGGGCGGTCGCGACCGGTCACCGTTACCAGGAGGGTGGTGTGATCATTCATGGCGCCAACCACGGTACTCGCCCGACTTTTCGGACAGCCGGGCAGGGGCACGCCCCGGTCGGCGGCGTTCATCACCCGGCCACTACCTGGACTGATGCGCGGTGCCCGGGGGTTACCGGTCCTTCTTGCGCTTGCGCTTGGGCCGCTTCGCCTTGACCTCCACGCCCCCCAGCATGCACGTACCCGTAAGCCTGATAACGGGATGATTCGGGTCGGTGACCGCGTCGGTTCCGTGGAGGCTGGTGCCGCCGAGGATTCCTGCTGTGTTGTTCACCACACGCACCCCGTGCGGGACGATGATCTCCAGTCCGCCCAGGACGACGGCGCACTGGATGGTGACCTCCCGCTGCGACAGCACGGCCTCGCGCAGGTCCAGCTCGACCCCGCCGCACAGCACTGAGACGTTGGTGCGCGGCTCGACCAGCCAGCGGCCCTTGCGCTCCGCGCCGCCGAACACCGCGACGATGTTCTCCCGGCCGACGCTCTGCGCCGCCATCCGCCGCGCCTCCTCGGTGGAGACGGACATCCCCGCGGCCGCCGCGTCGGGGTCGTCGGGGTCCCGCTGCGCGGGGAGATCGTGCGTGATTTCGGCCAGTTCGCCGACGGTCTTGGCCCGGTAGAGGGCGTCGATCCGCTCCTCGTGCTCGTTCTGCGTCAGCCGCCCTTCGGCGACCGCCTCGCGCAGCCGCTGTGACACGCGGTCGCGGTCGGCATCGGAGGCGCGGATGTGTTCGGGTTCCATGACGGGTGGCCGTCCCTCTGCTGTCTTCGTGTTCCGTGTTCCCCGGGAGGTTGCGGTCGCCGCTCAGTCGCGGCGGCGCTTGCGTTCGACCGCCTTGGGCTCCTTGGTCTTCACCTCGACCGCGGAGAGCCAGGACGAGCCCGTGATCACCACGGTAGGCGGGTTCGGCTCCGTTCCCGGCCCGGTGTCGGCGTTGACGGCGCCCAGCACGTCGCAGATGCGGTTGACGACGCGCACGCCCGGCGGCACGACGACCTCCAGCGAGCCCAGGACGAGGGCTGTCTGCACGGTCACCTCGCGCTGGGAGAGCACGGCCTCCCGCATGTCCAGCACGGCGCTGCCCAGCAGCACGGAGGCGTTGGTGCGCGGCTCGACCAGCCAGCGGCCCTTGCGCGTCGCCGTACCGAGCACCGCGCGGATGTTCTCGGTGCCGTCGGGCGAGCGCACCAGCCCGCTGTCGTCGCCGAGGTCGGCGGCCCCGGCAGGCAGGTCCGCGGTCAACGGGGAGAGCTCGCCCAGGGTCCGCGCCGCGTAGGCCGCGTCCATGCGCTCGGCGTGCTCCTCGTGGCTCAGCCGTCCCTCGCTCAGGGCGTCGGCGAGGGCGTCGGCGACGCGGTCGCGGTCGCGGTCGGCGTCGGAGGCCCGCAGGCCGGCGTGGGTCATGGCCGTGTCGTTCATGGTTCGAGTATCGGCGGGGGCAGGCGCCGGGGGGATCCGGTGCCGTCCCTGGCTTTCCCCTG is a window from the Streptomonospora litoralis genome containing:
- the serB gene encoding phosphoserine phosphatase SerB, with protein sequence MNDHTTLLVTVTGRDRPGVSARLLSTLSVFPVILVDLEQVVVGGRLVLSALLSVDDGVAPGVSHDRVFTEIRSAVDKTCIDLDMDVEFSNGNGRVGAASAEQLHVTVLADPLRPGALGAIASCVARAGANIERIERLASYPVTSIELDISGAEPERLRGDLSMEAATQGVDVALQPNGLHRRAKHLIVMDVDSTLIQGEVIELLAEHAGCAEEVARVTEEAMRGELDFEDSLRRRVALLKGLDASAVDAVREQLVLAPGARTLIRTLKRLGYECAIVSGGFAQVTDALVERLGIDYSMANTLEIVDGKFTGELVGPIVDRKGKAEALRRFAREAEVPLNQTVAIGDGANDLDMLQAAGLGVAFNAKPVVREQADTAVNVPYLDTIVYLLGISREEVEAADRNGDLDEAPD
- a CDS encoding DUF1707 SHOCT-like domain-containing protein, with the translated sequence MEPEHIRASDADRDRVSQRLREAVAEGRLTQNEHEERIDALYRAKTVGELAEITHDLPAQRDPDDPDAAAAGMSVSTEEARRMAAQSVGRENIVAVFGGAERKGRWLVEPRTNVSVLCGGVELDLREAVLSQREVTIQCAVVLGGLEIIVPHGVRVVNNTAGILGGTSLHGTDAVTDPNHPVIRLTGTCMLGGVEVKAKRPKRKRKKDR
- a CDS encoding DUF1707 SHOCT-like domain-containing protein gives rise to the protein MNDTAMTHAGLRASDADRDRDRVADALADALSEGRLSHEEHAERMDAAYAARTLGELSPLTADLPAGAADLGDDSGLVRSPDGTENIRAVLGTATRKGRWLVEPRTNASVLLGSAVLDMREAVLSQREVTVQTALVLGSLEVVVPPGVRVVNRICDVLGAVNADTGPGTEPNPPTVVITGSSWLSAVEVKTKEPKAVERKRRRD